A genomic region of Rhea pennata isolate bPtePen1 chromosome 14, bPtePen1.pri, whole genome shotgun sequence contains the following coding sequences:
- the RGS14 gene encoding regulator of G-protein signaling 14 isoform X1, translated as MQGKAKLLLVQNGRMGPAVSDGELNASRARGSNHSVNSLPGPQTTCSSTQKSVVSWAESFETLLQDRVAVTYFTEFLKKEFSAENVYFWQACERFQQIPASDTQQLAREARRIYDEFLSSHSIFNLMKFDSYTRFVKSPLYQACLRAESQGQPLPDLRPHSRSSSPPPDLSKKSKLKLGKSLPLGVEAAGSNTKSSPRRSFRKGERREPSWAEGGEGSGSAMLWRESQGSLNSSASLDLGFLSSTSTTTSPWTESHRKSLGGTEAEPQAKPMKYCCVYLPDGTASLASVRPGQSIRDMLAGICEKRGFSLPDIKVYLVGNEQKPLVLDQECSVLADQEVKLENRISFELVISSLNKTIRITAKSTKRIREALQPVLGKYGVNVELVLLRRQGEPGALDLEKLVSTVAAQKLVLETPADAKVMDSAEAAAAPSPLQSEEGSPTGTEADTLWEMPSSFSRPRSSAATNMNRRTYDLEGLVELLNRAQSCRANDQRGLLSKEDLVLPDFLQLPGQNDRACEGSDQPCNPHAGSKGDGQPQSTEPTPAQPPADYEPR; from the exons ATGCAGGGCAAGGCCAAGCTGCTGCTGGTCCAGAACGGCCGCATG GGCCCAGCGGTATCGGATGGAG AGTTAAATGCCTCCAGGGCCCGTGGCAGCAACCACAGTGTGAATAGCCTGCCAGGACCACAGACCACATGCAGCTCCACGCAGAAGTCCGTGGTCAGCTGGGCCGAATCCTTCGAGACACTGCTCCAAGATCGTGTGGCTGTCACCTACTTCACC GAGTTCCTCAAAAAGGAGTTCAGTGCTGAGAACGTCTACTTCTGGCAGGCATGCGAGCGCTTTCAGCAGATCCCGGCCAGCGACACACAGCAG CTGGCACGGGAGGCCCGGCGGATCTACGACGAGTTCCTCTCCAGCCACTCG ATCTTTAACCTGATGAAGTTTGACAGCTACACGCGTTTTGTGAAATCCCCACTCTACCAGGCCTGTTTGAGGGCAGAGAGCCAGGGACAGCCCCTACCAGACCTGCGGCCCCACTCCCGGAGCAGTAGTCCCCCACCCGACCTCAGCAAG AAGTCAAAGCTGAAGCTGGGCAAATCCCTGCCACTGGGTGtggaggcagcaggcagcaaCACCAAAAGCAGCCCACGCCGGTCCTTCAGGAAGGGGGAGCGAAGGGAGCCCTCATGGGCAG AGGGGGGAGAAGGCAGTGGAAGTGCCATGCTATGGCGGGAGTCCCAGGGCTCTCTGAACTCCTCAGCCAGCCTGGACCTTGGCTTCCTGTCCTCTACCAGCACAACCACCAGTCCCTGGACAGAG AGCCACCGGAAAAGCCTGGGAGGTACTGAGGCAGAGCCGCAGGCCAAGCCCATGAAGTACTGCTGTGTGTACCTGCCGGACGGCACGGCCTCTCTGGCCTCTGTGCGGCCTGGCCAGTCCATCCGCGACATGCTGGCTGGGATATGTGAGAAGCGTGGCTTCAGCCTTCCTGACATCAAGGTCTATCTGGTGGGGAATGAGCAG AAACCGCTGGTGCTGGACCAGGAGTGCTCTGTATTGGCAGACCAGGAGGTGAAGCTGGAGAACAGGATAAGTTTTGA gCTGGTAATTTCCTCCCTCAATAAGACCATCCGCATCACAGCAAAGTCAACCAAGCGCATCCGGGAAGCACTGCAGCCTGTGCTGGGGAAATACGGGGTGAACGtggagctggtgctgctgcgGCGG caaggcgAGCCTGGGGCCCTGGACCTGGAGAAGCTGGTTAGCACAGTGGCTGCTCAGAAACTTGTCCTGGAAACACCAGCAG ATGCAAAAGTGATGGATagtgctgaggctgcagctgccccctccccactcCAGAGCGAG GAGGGAAGCCCGACAGGAACAGAGGCTGACACACTGTGGGAGAtgccctcctccttctccaggcCCCGGTCATCAGCTGCTACAAACATGAACCGGCGCACGTACGACCTGGAAG GGCTGGTGGAGCTGCTGAATCgtgcccagagctgcagggcCAACGACCAGCGTGGGCTACTCTCCAAGGAGGACTTGGTCCTGCCTGATTTCCTCCAGCTCCCAGGGCAGAATGACAGAGCCTGTGAGGGGTCAGATCAGCCATGCAACCCTCATGCAGGCTCCAAAGGAGATGGCCAGCCTCAATCCACAGAGCCAACACCAGCTCAACCGCCAGCTGACTACGAGCCCCGCTGA
- the RGS14 gene encoding regulator of G-protein signaling 14 isoform X2 yields the protein MQGKAKLLLVQNGRMGPAVSDGELNASRARGSNHSVNSLPGPQTTCSSTQKSVVSWAESFETLLQDRVAVTYFTEFLKKEFSAENVYFWQACERFQQIPASDTQQLAREARRIYDEFLSSHSVSPVNIDKQAWIGEDMLATPSPDMFRIQQLQIFNLMKFDSYTRFVKSPLYQACLRAESQGQPLPDLRPHSRSSSPPPDLSKKSKLKLGKSLPLGVEAAGSNTKSSPRRSFRKGERREPSWAEGGEGSGSAMLWRESQGSLNSSASLDLGFLSSTSTTTSPWTESHRKSLGGTEAEPQAKPMKYCCVYLPDGTASLASVRPGQSIRDMLAGICEKRGFSLPDIKVYLVGNEQKPLVLDQECSVLADQEVKLENRISFELVISSLNKTIRITAKSTKRIREALQPVLGKYGVNVELVLLRRQGEPGALDLEKLVSTVAAQKLVLETPADAKVMDSAEAAAAPSPLQSEEGSPTGTEADTLWEMPSSFSRPRSSAATNMNRRTYDLEGLVELLNRAQSCRANDQRGLLSKEDLVLPDFLQLPGQNDRACEGSDQPCNPHAGSKGDGQPQSTEPTPAQPPADYEPR from the exons ATGCAGGGCAAGGCCAAGCTGCTGCTGGTCCAGAACGGCCGCATG GGCCCAGCGGTATCGGATGGAG AGTTAAATGCCTCCAGGGCCCGTGGCAGCAACCACAGTGTGAATAGCCTGCCAGGACCACAGACCACATGCAGCTCCACGCAGAAGTCCGTGGTCAGCTGGGCCGAATCCTTCGAGACACTGCTCCAAGATCGTGTGGCTGTCACCTACTTCACC GAGTTCCTCAAAAAGGAGTTCAGTGCTGAGAACGTCTACTTCTGGCAGGCATGCGAGCGCTTTCAGCAGATCCCGGCCAGCGACACACAGCAG CTGGCACGGGAGGCCCGGCGGATCTACGACGAGTTCCTCTCCAGCCACTCGGTGAGTCCCGTGAACATTGACAAGCAGGCCTGGATTGGGGAGGACATGCTGGCCACCCCATCCCCGGACATGTTTCGCATCCAGCAGCTCCAG ATCTTTAACCTGATGAAGTTTGACAGCTACACGCGTTTTGTGAAATCCCCACTCTACCAGGCCTGTTTGAGGGCAGAGAGCCAGGGACAGCCCCTACCAGACCTGCGGCCCCACTCCCGGAGCAGTAGTCCCCCACCCGACCTCAGCAAG AAGTCAAAGCTGAAGCTGGGCAAATCCCTGCCACTGGGTGtggaggcagcaggcagcaaCACCAAAAGCAGCCCACGCCGGTCCTTCAGGAAGGGGGAGCGAAGGGAGCCCTCATGGGCAG AGGGGGGAGAAGGCAGTGGAAGTGCCATGCTATGGCGGGAGTCCCAGGGCTCTCTGAACTCCTCAGCCAGCCTGGACCTTGGCTTCCTGTCCTCTACCAGCACAACCACCAGTCCCTGGACAGAG AGCCACCGGAAAAGCCTGGGAGGTACTGAGGCAGAGCCGCAGGCCAAGCCCATGAAGTACTGCTGTGTGTACCTGCCGGACGGCACGGCCTCTCTGGCCTCTGTGCGGCCTGGCCAGTCCATCCGCGACATGCTGGCTGGGATATGTGAGAAGCGTGGCTTCAGCCTTCCTGACATCAAGGTCTATCTGGTGGGGAATGAGCAG AAACCGCTGGTGCTGGACCAGGAGTGCTCTGTATTGGCAGACCAGGAGGTGAAGCTGGAGAACAGGATAAGTTTTGA gCTGGTAATTTCCTCCCTCAATAAGACCATCCGCATCACAGCAAAGTCAACCAAGCGCATCCGGGAAGCACTGCAGCCTGTGCTGGGGAAATACGGGGTGAACGtggagctggtgctgctgcgGCGG caaggcgAGCCTGGGGCCCTGGACCTGGAGAAGCTGGTTAGCACAGTGGCTGCTCAGAAACTTGTCCTGGAAACACCAGCAG ATGCAAAAGTGATGGATagtgctgaggctgcagctgccccctccccactcCAGAGCGAG GAGGGAAGCCCGACAGGAACAGAGGCTGACACACTGTGGGAGAtgccctcctccttctccaggcCCCGGTCATCAGCTGCTACAAACATGAACCGGCGCACGTACGACCTGGAAG GGCTGGTGGAGCTGCTGAATCgtgcccagagctgcagggcCAACGACCAGCGTGGGCTACTCTCCAAGGAGGACTTGGTCCTGCCTGATTTCCTCCAGCTCCCAGGGCAGAATGACAGAGCCTGTGAGGGGTCAGATCAGCCATGCAACCCTCATGCAGGCTCCAAAGGAGATGGCCAGCCTCAATCCACAGAGCCAACACCAGCTCAACCGCCAGCTGACTACGAGCCCCGCTGA
- the LOC134146893 gene encoding ADP-ribosylation factor-like protein 3 yields the protein MGEVQKGLLSVIQKLKSSPEQELRIVLLGLDNAGKTTLLKCLASEEVSTITPTQGFNIKSVHSHGFKLNVWDIGGQRSIRPYWRKYLGNTDLLIYVIDSADQKRFEETGQELAELTEEESLMGVPLLVFANKQDLVTAAPAAEIAEGLSLHTYRDREWQIQSCSALSGEGVQDGMNWISSQIMNRKK from the exons ATGGGTGAGGTGCAGAAG GGGCTGCTCTCTGTCATCCAGAAGCTGAAAAGCTCCCCGGAGCAGGAGCTCCGTATTGTCCTGCTGGGGCTGGACAATGCTGGAAAGACCACGCTGCTGAAATGCCTGGCGTCCGAGGAGGTCAGCACCATCACACCCACCCAG GGGTTCAATATAAAGAGCGTCCACTCACACGGCTTCAAGCTGAATGTCTGGGACATTGGGGGGCAGCGCTCCATCCGTCCGTACTGGAGGAAGTATCTGGGCAACACCGACCTGCTG ATTTATGTCATTGACAGTGCAGACCAGAAGCGCTTCGAGGAGACGGGGCAG gagctggcagagctcACTGAGGAGGAATCTCTCATGGGAGTCCCGCTTCTGGTGTTTGCCAACAAGCAGGACCTTGTGACTGCAGCACCTGCAGCTGAAATCGCAGAAGGGCTGAGCCTCCACACCTACCGGGACCGGGAATGGCAGATCCAGTCCTGCTCAGCCCTGTCTGGGGAAGGAGTGCAG gatGGGATGAACTGGATTTCCAGCCAGATCATGAATCGGAAGAAATGA
- the LMAN2 gene encoding vesicular integral-membrane protein VIP36 isoform X1 yields the protein MAAGAGRLLVAALPLLLVVAGPRLAPAELTDGNSEHLKREHSLMKPYQGAGSAAMPLWDFQGSTMVTSQYVRLTPDERSRDGSIWNRVPCFLKDWELHVHFRIHGAGKKNLHGDGLALWYTRERLMPGPVFGSKDNFHGLAIFLDTYPNDEATERVFPYISAMVNNGSLTYDHSKDGRWTELAGCTADLRNQNHDTFLAIRYSRGRLTVMTDVEDKNEWKNCIDIAGVRLPTGYFFGASAGTGDLSDNHDIISMKLFQLMVDHPPEDENIDWTKIEPSVSLLKSPKGARRSTGWTEGGNSGGGLYLLWKCPLLPGWRVGAWRQHGDDCAHLLCCLSKGTGPAALRRDGASSSGRHCRWAVWGPAGCRAGAVTGPLKD from the exons ATGGCGGCAGGTGCGGGTCGGCTGCTGGTGGCGGCTCTGCcgctgctgttggtggtggcCGGGCCGCGCCTGGCGCCTGCCGAGCTCACGGATGGCAACAGCGAGCACCTCAAGCGGGAGCACTCGCTGATGAAGCCGTACCAAG GCGCGGGCTCCGCCGCCATGCCGCTGTGGGACTTCCAGGGCAGCACCATGGTGACCAGCCAGTACGTCCGCCTCACTCCCGACGAGCGGAGCAGGGACGGCTCCATCTGGAACCGCGTG CCCTGCTTCCTCAAGGACTGGGAGCTTCATGTCCACTTCAGGATTCACGGAGCTGGCAAGAAGAACCTCCATGGGGATGGTCTCGCCTTGTGGTACACACGAGAGCGCCTGATGCCAG GGCCTGTCTTTGGCAGCAAGGATAACTTTCATGGATTGGCTATTTTCCTGGATACGTATCCCAACGATGAAGCAACAGAG CGTGTCTTCCCGTACATCTCTGCAATGGTGAATAACGGCTCCCTGACTTATGATCATAGTAAGGATGGGCGCTGGACGGAGTTGGCAGGATGTACCGCTGACCTTCGGAACCAGAACCATGACACGTTTCTGGCAATTCGCTACTCCAGAGGTCGGCTTACG GTGATGACAGATGTGGAAGACAAGAACGAATGGAAGAACTGCATTGACATTGCAGGGGTCCGGCTGCCTACTGGCTACTTCTTTGGGGCTTCTGCTGGCACTGGAGATTTGTCTG ACAATCATGACATTATCTCGATGAAGCTATTCCAGCTCATGGTGGATCACCCTCCAGAAGATGAGAACATTGACTGGACCAAGATTGAGCCTAGTGTCAGCCTCCTTAAGTCACCCAAAG GTGCTCGGCGTTCAACGGGCTGGACTGAGGGGGGCAACTCCGGCGGGGGCTTGTATCTCCTGTGGAAATGTCCCTTGCTCCCAGGATGGAGGGTGGGAGCCTGGAGGCAGCATGGAGACGACTGCGCCCatctcctctgctgcctttcCAAGGGGACAGGACCTGCTGCGCTGCGTCGAGACGGGGCGAGCAGCAGTGGGCGTCATTGTAGATGGGCTGTGTGGGGCCCTGCGGGGTGTAGGGCTGGAGCTGTGACTGGGCCATTAAAGGACTGA
- the LMAN2 gene encoding vesicular integral-membrane protein VIP36 isoform X2, whose product MAAGAGRLLVAALPLLLVVAGPRLAPAELTDGNSEHLKREHSLMKPYQGAGSAAMPLWDFQGSTMVTSQYVRLTPDERSRDGSIWNRVPCFLKDWELHVHFRIHGAGKKNLHGDGLALWYTRERLMPGPVFGSKDNFHGLAIFLDTYPNDEATERVFPYISAMVNNGSLTYDHSKDGRWTELAGCTADLRNQNHDTFLAIRYSRGRLTVMTDVEDKNEWKNCIDIAGVRLPTGYFFGASAGTGDLSDNHDIISMKLFQLMVDHPPEDENIDWTKIEPSVSLLKSPKDNVDDPTGNFRSGPLTGWKVFLLLLCALLGIIVCAVVGAVVFQKRQERNKRFY is encoded by the exons ATGGCGGCAGGTGCGGGTCGGCTGCTGGTGGCGGCTCTGCcgctgctgttggtggtggcCGGGCCGCGCCTGGCGCCTGCCGAGCTCACGGATGGCAACAGCGAGCACCTCAAGCGGGAGCACTCGCTGATGAAGCCGTACCAAG GCGCGGGCTCCGCCGCCATGCCGCTGTGGGACTTCCAGGGCAGCACCATGGTGACCAGCCAGTACGTCCGCCTCACTCCCGACGAGCGGAGCAGGGACGGCTCCATCTGGAACCGCGTG CCCTGCTTCCTCAAGGACTGGGAGCTTCATGTCCACTTCAGGATTCACGGAGCTGGCAAGAAGAACCTCCATGGGGATGGTCTCGCCTTGTGGTACACACGAGAGCGCCTGATGCCAG GGCCTGTCTTTGGCAGCAAGGATAACTTTCATGGATTGGCTATTTTCCTGGATACGTATCCCAACGATGAAGCAACAGAG CGTGTCTTCCCGTACATCTCTGCAATGGTGAATAACGGCTCCCTGACTTATGATCATAGTAAGGATGGGCGCTGGACGGAGTTGGCAGGATGTACCGCTGACCTTCGGAACCAGAACCATGACACGTTTCTGGCAATTCGCTACTCCAGAGGTCGGCTTACG GTGATGACAGATGTGGAAGACAAGAACGAATGGAAGAACTGCATTGACATTGCAGGGGTCCGGCTGCCTACTGGCTACTTCTTTGGGGCTTCTGCTGGCACTGGAGATTTGTCTG ACAATCATGACATTATCTCGATGAAGCTATTCCAGCTCATGGTGGATCACCCTCCAGAAGATGAGAACATTGACTGGACCAAGATTGAGCCTAGTGTCAGCCTCCTTAAGTCACCCAAAG ATAACGTGGATGACCCAACAGGAAATTTCCGAAGTGGGCCTCTGACTGGATGGAAGGtgttcctgctcctgctctgtgcGCTGCTGGGCATCATTGTGTGTGCTGTGGTGGGAGCTGTGGTCTTCCAGAAACGCCAGGAGCGGAATAAGCGTTTTTACTAG
- the B4GALT7 gene encoding beta-1,4-galactosyltransferase 7 produces MGPARRRAALRLRGGGSPPILGLLPGKFSIFQLFFAALLLGFVSLLWLQLSCSGEAAGTGTGTGTGRAPRQPCPPQPPAPPADDPAWGPHRLALLVPFRERFEELLAFVPYMHRFLSKKRIRHRIFVLNQVDHFRFNRASLINVGFLESGNDTDYIAMHDVDLLPLNEQLDYGFPEEGPFHVASPELHPLYHYKTYVGGILLLTKQHYEMCNGMSNRFWGWGREDDEFYRRIRGAGLQVRRPSGITTGYETFQHLHDPAWRKRDQKRIAAQKQEQFKVDRDGGLNNVRYRIESRTALSVAGAPCTVLNILLDCDTSETPWCTFG; encoded by the exons atgggcccggcccgccgcagGGCCGCGCTccgcctgcgcggcggcgg GTCCCCGCCGATCCTGGGCCTCCTGCCCGGCAAGTTCTCCATCTTCCAGCTCTTCTTCGCGGCGCTGCTCCTGGGCTTCGTCTCGCTGCTCTGGCTCCAGCTCAGCTGCTCGGGCGAGGCGGCTGGtaccggcaccggcaccggcaccgggagggcgccccggcagccctgcccgccgcagccccccgcgccgccggccgaCGACCCGGCCTGGGGCCCCCACCGCCTGGCCCTGCTCGTCCCCTTCCGCGAGCGCTTCGAGGAGCTGCTGGCTTTCGTGCCCTACATGCACCGCTTCCTCAGCAAGAAGAGGATCCGCCACCGCATCTTCGTGCTCAACCAGGTGGACCACTTCAG ATTTAACAGAGCATCTCTGATCAATGTGGGCTTTCTGGAGAGTGGCAACGACACTGACTACATTGCGATGCACGACGTTGATCTCTTGCCCCTCAACGAGCAGCTGGACTATGGCTTCCCGGAGGAAGGGCCCTTCCATGTCGCGTCCCCAGAGCTGCATCCGCTGTACCACTATAAAACCTACGTGGGTGGCATCCTGCTGCTCACCAAGCAGCACTACGAGATG TGCAACGGCATGTCCAACCGCTTTTGGGGCTGGGGACGGGAAGATGATGAGTTCTATCGCCGCATCAGAGGAGCTGGTCTCCAG GTTCGCCGTCCCTCTGGAATCACAACTGGATATGAGACTTTCCAGCATCTGCATGACCCAGCCTGGAGGAAGAGAGACCAGAAGCGCATTGCTGCACAGAAGCAG GAGCAGTTTAAGGTGGATCGGGATGGAGGTCTGAACAATGTGAGGTACCGAATTGAGTCACGGACAGCTCTGAGCGTGGCAGGAGCCCCCTGCACTGTTCTCAATATATTACTGGACTGTGACACAAGCGAGACTCCTTGGTGCACGTTTGGCTGA
- the N4BP3 gene encoding NEDD4-binding protein 3, with protein MATAQGPVTCEPAARLLGTYLSSEPLSVAGSMGSVGSLVEKQDLSPLELRAPLGGSRGLRQPDGLLRKGPSQRELFGYMHGARKETRSERKHQAAGACYKRDYESDRENRSPERCSRDHHRGGEFSKSSLPERGRFDKCRIRPSAFKAVAGKGLVSTQGLSSSKGQKLSKSNGSLHTLLSQSSAVVPQHGPLRTHLLHAISLDEASDSSHNSIQSFPSYGSRLKPAQSQFSASMGHINHIGGSLDRVSRSPREPLAPEQAPVSCKSMATLSRLQSPGEPPPPYEFTYSLEDAVKHLEDRLQETGGELRQLKRSLSETEDPFTQVFEDKQRLWLDELEDLKQMYMARLQQVTQQAQRGQRALQLQLYKAQQEKKRLQEELSMQQCQCEEPRQSQGERVSPKLEETKWEVCQKAAEISLLKQQLRDTQEEMAQKLGEIFSLKTQLREAKAEVQARDSQLAQLADSFQSAPEPGALLPLGDDPMPPCQDFPGCETDDSKCRGIHSDSAEPLERQVEWLWAELLRERRQGQLQAMNFELERKTWQEEKEKVLRYQRELQASYMEMYHRSQALERELRQLRSEPRDMGADSPWIERVESSKI; from the exons ATGGCAACAGCACAGGGCCCGGTGACCTGTGAGCCTGCCGCCCGCCTCCTCGGCACCTACCTCTCCTCCGAGCCCCTAAGCGTCGCTGGCAGCATGGGCAGCGTGGGCAGCCTGGTGGAGAAGCAGGACCTGTCTCCCCTGGAGCTGCGGGCCCCGCTGGGGGGCTCGCGGGGGCTTCGGCAGCCCGACGGCTTGCTCCGCAAGGGGCCGAGCCAGCGGGAGCTCTTTGGCTACATGCACGGGGCCAGAAAGGAGACGCGGTCCGAGCGGAAGCACCAGGCGGCCGGCGCGTGCTACAAGCGGGACTACGAGAGCGACCGCGAGAACCGGTCCCCCGAGCGCTGCTCCCGCGACCACCACCGCGGAGGCGAGTTCTCCAAGAGCTCGCTGCCCGAGAGGGGCCGCTTCGACAAG TGCCGTATCAGGCCCTCAGCCTTCAAGGCAGTGGCTGGGAAGGGCCTGGTCTCCACGCAGGGCCTGTCCTCATCCAAGGGGCAGAAGCTATCAAAGAGCAACGGGAGCCTGCACACGCTGCTGTCGCAGAGCAGCGCGGTCGTCCCGCAGCACGGCCCACTCCGCACCCACCTGCTCCATGCCATCAGCCTGGATGAGGCCTCTGACTCCAGCCACAACTCCATCCAGAGCTTCCCCTCGTACGGCTCCCGCCTCAAGCCTGCCCAGAGCCAGTTCAGTGCCTCCATGGGCCATATCAACCACATCGGGGGCTCCCTGGACAGAGTCTCAcggagccccagggagcccctGGCCCCTGAGCAGGCACCCGTGTCCTGCAAAAGCATGGCCACGCTGAGCCggctgcagagccctggggagccccCACCGCCTTATGAGTTCACCTACTCACTGGAGGATGCAGTGAAGCATCTGGAGGACCGGCTGCAGGAGACAGGAGGAGAGCTGCGGCAGCTCAAAAGGAGCCTTAGTGAGACTGAAGACCCCTTCACACAG GTATTTGAGGACAAGCAGCGGCTGTGGCTGGATGAGCTGGAGGATCTGAAGCAAATGTACATGGCCAGACTGCAGCAGGTCACACAGCAGGCCCAGCGTGGCCAGCGGgcgctgcagctgcagctctacaaggcacagcaggagaagaagcggctgcaggaggagctAAGCATGCAGCAGTGCCAGTGTGAGGAGCCCCGGCAGTCCCAGGGTGAGCGTGTCAGCCCCAAGCTGGAGGAGACCAAGTGGGAG GTGTGccagaaggcagctgagatctccctgctcaagcagcagcTCCGAGACACCCAGGAGGAGATGGCTCAAAAGCTGGGCGAGATCTTTAGCCTGAAAACACAGCTGCGGGAGGCCAAGGCTGAAGTACAGGCCAGAGACTCCCAGCTGGCACAACTGGCAGACTCTTTCCAGAGCGCCCCGGAGCCCGGTGCCTTGCTGCCGCTGGGCGACGACCCCATGCCGCCTTGCCAGGACTTCCCCGGCTGTGAAACTGATGACTCCAAGTGCCGGGGCATCCACAGCGACAGTGCAGAGCCCTTGGAGAGGCAGGTGGAGTGGCtgtgggcagagctgctgcgTGAGCGGCGCCAGGGCCAGCTGCAGGCCATGAACTTTGAGTTGGAGAGGAAAACCTggcaggaagagaaggagaaggtgctgAGGTACCAGCGGGAGCTCCAGGCCAGCTACATGGAGATGTACCATCGGAGCCAGGCATTGGAGCGGGAGCTGCGGCAGCTGCGGTCAGAGCCCAGGGACATGGGAGCCGACTCACCTTGGATCGAGCGGGTGGAGTCCTCGAAGATCTGA
- the NHP2 gene encoding H/ACA ribonucleoprotein complex subunit 2, with the protein MAREKQPEAAAEAESAPERSYREQLGNLNPIAQPLASRKLTRKLYKCIKKAAKHKQIRRGVKEVQKFINKGEKGIMVLAGDTLPIEVYCHIPIMCEDRSLPYAYVPSKSDLGAAAGSKRPTCVIMIKPHEEYQEAYDECLEEVEALPLPL; encoded by the exons ATGGCGCGGGAGAAGCAgcccgaggcggcggcggaggcggagTCCGCCCCGGAGCGCTCGTACCGGGAGCAGCTGGGCAACCTGAACCCCATCGCGCAGCCGCTCGCCTCCCGCAAGCTCACGCGCAAGCTCTACAAGTGCATCAAGAAAG CGGCCAAGCACAAGCAGATCCGTCGCGGCGTGAAGGAGGTGCAGAAGTTTATCAACAAGGGCGAGAAGGG GATCATGGTGCTGGCCGGCGACACGCTGCCCATCGAGGTGTACTGCCACATCCCCATCATGTGCGAAGACAGGAGCCTCCCCTACGCGTACGTCCCCTCCAAATCG GACCTGGGTGCTGCCGCTGGCTCGAAGCGCCCGACCTGTGTCATCATGATCAAGCCACACGAGGAGTACCAGGAGGCCTACGACGAGTGCCTGGAGGAGGTGGAGGCCCTTCCCCTCCCGCTGTGA
- the LOC134147018 gene encoding bromodomain-containing protein 8-like, translating into MGELEESSQEEDCREFSEPLWEEDSEDCQKVETQCEQDSLLQFLSEVTHLMEPLCISSTDSAQSHWDFCGSGKQDNGEDASCQGKTMGSAVSEVEESQLQILAEEDKKEHFPEIEDEAQEAPGEEAAGELHPEEKINQPLHQDDRDSTSASSTLGSVSPASTQLVQLSWENPLQRLLFKRTLLSIWKMIASHRYSGPFLKAVSDKQAPGYKDVVKRPMDLTSIKRNLSKGHIHTSAQFQRDLMLMFQNAVMYNSSTHHVHRMAVEMQQEVLEQLQMLGLDVDLVFNVPVPPRRVRTGHRPVASASSTMPVPGGWGCLPVKADVVKRNRVPACV; encoded by the exons ATGGGGGAACTAGAGgagagcagccaagaggaagACTGCAGGGAGTTCAGCGAGCCTCTCTGGGAGGAGGACAGTGAAGACTGCCAAAAGGTAGAGACACAGTGTGAACAGGACAGCCTTCTCCAGTTCCTCTCAGAG GTAACCCACTTAATGGAACCTCTCTGCATTAGCAGCACAGATTCAGCACAGAGTCACTGGGACTTTTGTGGCTCTGGGAAACAGGATAACGGGGAAGATGCAAGCTGCCAGGGAAAGACCATGGGGTCAGCAGTCTCAGAAGTAGAAGAAAGTCAGCTGCAGATCCTGGCAGAAGAAGATAAGAAAGAGCACTTCCCAGAAATAGAG GACGAGGCCCAAGAGGCACCTGGGGAAGAAGCTGCAGGTGAGCTGCATCCTGAAGAGAAGATTAATCAGCCCTTACATCAAGATGATAGAGATAGCACATCTGCATCCTCCACCTTGGGATCTGTGAGTCCTGCCTCCACACAGCT GGTGCAGCTGAGCTGGGAGAACCCCCTGCAACGTTTGCTCTTCAAGAGGACTCTCCTGTCCATCTGGAAGATGATAGCCAGTCACAG ATACAGCGGCCCATTCCTGAAGGCAGTGTCAGACAAACAAGCCCCAGGATACAAGGATGTGGTGAAGCG ACCCATGGATTTAACCAGCATAAAGAGAAACTTGTCGAAAGGCCACATTCACACGAGTGCCCAGTTCCAGCGTGACCTCATGCTCATGTTCCAGAACGCAGTGATGTACAACAGCTCAACCCACCACGTACACCGCATGGCTGTGGAAATGCAGCAGGAGGTCTTGGAGCAGCTGCAGATGCTGG GTTTGGATGTGGACTTGGTGTTTAATGTCCCCGTTCCGCCCCGGCGGGTGAGGACTGGTCACAGGCCTGTGGCATCCGCGTCCTCTACCATGCCCGTGCCGGGAGGCTGGGGCTGTTTGCCAGTAAAGGCAGATGTTGTGAAGAGAAACCGTGTTCCAGCCTGTGTTTGA